The following are from one region of the Vidua macroura isolate BioBank_ID:100142 chromosome 15, ASM2450914v1, whole genome shotgun sequence genome:
- the LOC128815027 gene encoding protocadherin beta-15-like: MALARQVLCLSAFLSLPHARAEPIRYSVAEEAESGSLVGQLAEDAGLTPAQLSARRARLVSEDGRQHFRLDRASGRLVVAARLDREELCGQSATCMLPFELLLSNPLQFFRVEVALDDINDHSPVFPEERVTFKIPETSDPGSRFPLEVARDLDIGSNTVQEYSISPANEYFSVSYGTGISGKKYLELVLDKPLDREEQAEMCLSVTAVDGGSPSRSGATQVNIVILDANDNAPSFTKEVYIGKVLENMPEGSVVLTVLATDQDAGINGNISYQFSQAVGQNDSAFVIDSITGEIKITKPLDFEAADIHELSVRATDGGGLSAICKVLVEVVDVNDNAPELVVSSFSSPLPENTVPGTVVALFAVRDRDSGANGKISCALEDQLFFSLRPAYKNYYELVTVSALDREETPRYILSVRAADAGSPPLTTTQTFSVDISDVNDNAPVFNQSSYTMYVRENNVPTVFVGAVSAADADVGLNAKVTYSLAPEQGAERPSCSCISVNSENGHVFVLRPLDYEHLRQTEVTVSASDAGSPPLRANVTVRLVVLDENDNAPLVLYPAQDSSPASSELVPVSAEAGYLISKVVAVDADSGQNSWLSYHLLRATDPGLFSVALQSGEVRLRRPVTERDSVKQKLLVLVRDNGKPPLSATAALSALLLKDFSDVRLPHSSPATEDQDGSLTTYLIISLVFVSLLFLISTAVFVARKVCRRKQLKAGHVLYGADNLQSGLADAAAAGSLPRAYCYEISLTTGSGNSEFKFLKPILPSLPPQHCAVGQGPDEEQDFPCVPVSTEDMAPDNAGTLSAGQFNALSFN, from the coding sequence ATGGCGCTCGCAAGGCAAGTGCTttgtctctctgctttcctctcgCTGCCGCACGCTCGCGCCGAGCCCATCCGCTACTCCGTAGCCGAGGAGGCGGAAAGCGGCTCCCTGGTGGGCCAGCTGGCGGAGGATGCGGGGCTGACGCCGGCGCAGCTCTCGGCTCGCCGCGCCCGCCTGGTCTCGGAGGACGGCCGGCAGCATTTTCGCTTAGACCGCGCCTCCGGCCGCCTCGTCGTGGCGGCGAGGCTGGACCGGGAGGAGCTCTGCGGCCAGTCCGCCACCTGCATGCTCCCCTtcgagctgctgctctccaaccCCCTGCAGTTCTTTCGGGTCGAGGTGGCTCTGGACGATATCAATGACCACTCACCCGTCTTCCCCGAGGAACGAGTCACTTTTAAGATTCCAGAGACGAGCGATCCCGGCTCTCGTTTCCCGCTGGAGGTGGCTCGGGACCTCGATATTGGTagcaacacagtccaggagtaCAGCATCTCTCCCGCGAACGAGTATTTCAGTGTCTCCTATGGGACTGGGATTTCAGGCAAGAAGTATCTTGAACTTGTTTTGGATAAGCCACTAGacagagaggagcaggcagagatgTGTCTCAGTGTTACTGCCGTGGATGGGGGCTCTCCTTCCAGAAGTGGGGCCACCCAAGTAAACATTGTAATTCTGGATGCAAATGACAATGCTCCCAGCTTCACAAAGGAGGTGTACATTGGAAAGGTCCTGGAGAACATGCCCGAAGGCTCTGTGGTTCTGACTGTGCTGGCAACTGATCAGGATGCAGGAATTAATGGGAACATTTCCTATCAATTCAGCCAGGCAGTGGGACAGAATGACTCAGCATTTGTGATTGATTCAATAACTGGtgaaattaaaatcacaaaacCTCTGGACTTCGAGGCGGCAGACATTCATGAGCTCAGTGTGAGGGCCACAGATGGTGGGGGTCTCTCAGCAATCTGCAAAGTGCTGGTGGAAGTGGTGGATGTGAATGACAATGCCCCAGAGCTGGTGGTCAGTTCCTTCAGCAGTCCCCTCCCCGAGAACACAGTGCCCGGCACGGTGGTTGCCCTGTTTGCGGTCAGGGACCGGGATTCTGGTGCCAACGGGAAGATCTCCTGTGCCCTCGAGGATCAGCTCTTCTTCTCCCTGCGGCCAGCCTATAAGAATTACTATGAGCTGGTGACAGTGAGCGCGCTGGACCGCGAGGAGACGCCTCGCTACATCCTCAGTGTGAGGGCAGCAGATGCGGGGTCGCCTCCTCTCACAACCACCCAGACCTTCAGCGTGGACATCTCCGATGTCAATGACAACGCCCCCGTCTTCAACCAGAGCTCCTACACCATGTACGTGCGTGAGAACAACGTCCCCACGGTGTTTGTTGGGGCCGTCAGTGCTGCAGATGCTGACGTGGGGCTCAATGCCAAGGTGACCTATTCCCTGGCCCCAGAGCAAGGGGCAGAGCGGCCCTCGTGCTCCTGCATCTCTGTGAACTCTGAGAACGGACACGTGTTTGTGCTGCGGCCCCTGGACTACGAGCACTTGAGGCAGACCGAGGTGACGGTCAGTGCCTCTGACGCGGGCTCTCCTCCCCTCAGAGCCAACGTCACCGTCCGCCTGGTCGTGCTGGACGAGAATGACAACGCACCGCTGGTGCTCTacccagcccaggacagcagcccagcGTCCAGTGAGCTGGTGCCCGTGTCGGCTGAGGCGGGCTACCTCATCAGCAAAGTGGTGGCCGTCGACGCCGACTCGGGACAGAACTCCTGGCTCTCCTACCACCTGCTGAGGGCCACCGACCCAGGGCTGTTTTCCGTGGCCCTCCAAAGCGGGGAGGTGCGTCTGAGGAGGCCGGTGACAGAGAGAGACAGCGTCAAGCAGAAGCTCCTTGTCCTGGTCAGAGACAACGGCAAGCCCCCGCTCTCAGCCACGGCAGCTCTGAGCGCTCTCCTGCTCAAGGACTTCTCCGACGTGCGCCTCCCGCACAGCAGCCCGGCCACAGAGGATCAGGACGGCTCCCTGACCACCTATTTAATCATTTCCTTGGTCTTTGTCtcactcctcttcctcatctccACCGCAGTCTTTGTCGCTCGCAAGGTCTGcaggagaaagcagctgaaggCTGGCCATGTGCTTTATGGTGCCGACAACTTGCAGAGCGGCCTGGCCGATGCAGCCGCTGCAGGGAGCCTGCCCCGCGCCTATTGCTACGAGATCAGCCTCACTACGGGCTCGGGCAACAGCGAGTTCAAATTCCTCAAGcccatcctgcccagcctgcccccACAGCACTGCGCCGTGGGCCAGGGCCCGGATGAGGAACAGGAtttcccctgtgtccctgtcagCACAGAGGACATGGCCCCAGACAATGCTGGGACTCTCTCTGCAGGACAGTTCAATGCTCTGTCCTTTAACTGA
- the LOC128815046 gene encoding protocadherin beta-15-like produces the protein MALARQVLCLSAFLSLPHARAEPIRYSVAEEAESGSLVGQLAEDAGLTPAQLSARRARLVSEDGRQHFRLDRASGRLVVAARLDREELCGQSATCMLPFELLLSNPLQFFRVEVALDDINDHSPVFRQDRVTFKIPETSDPGSRFPLEVARDLDIGSNTVQEYSISPANEYFSVSYGSRSNTDKYLELVLDKPLDREEHAEMGFTVIAVAGGSPPRSGTTEISIIILDANDNAPIFTQERYIAKVLENMPEGSVVLTVLATDPDAGVNGEISYDFGEAVGQSDSAFVIDSITGQIKNTKPLDFEAEESHELSVRATDGGGLSAICKVLVEVVDVNDNAPELVVSSFSSPLPENTVPGTVVALFAVRDRDSGANGKISCALEDQLFFSLRPAYKNYYELVTVSALDREETPRYILSVRAADAGSPPLTTTQTFSVDISDVNDNAPVFNQSSYTMYVRENNVPMVFVGAVSAADADVGLNAKVTYSLAPEQGAERPSCSCISVNSENGHVFVLRPLDYEHLRQTEVTVSASDAGSPPLRANVTVRLVVLDENDNAPLVLYPAQDSSPASSELVPVSAEAGYLISKVVAVDADSGQNSWLSYHLLRATDPGLFSVALQSGEVRLRRPVTERDSVKQKLLVLVRDNGKPPLSATAALSALLLKDFSDVRLPHSSPATEDQDGSLTTYLIISLVFVSLLFLISTAVFVARKVCRRKQLKAGHVLYGADNLQSGLAEAAAAGSLPRAYCYEISLTTGSGNSEFKFLKPILPSLPPQHCAVGQGPDEEQDFPCVPVSTEDMAPDNAGTLSAGQFNALSFN, from the coding sequence ATGGCGCTCGCAAGGCAAGTGCTttgtctctctgctttcctctcgCTGCCGCACGCTCGCGCCGAGCCCATCCGCTACTCCGTAGCCGAGGAGGCGGAAAGCGGCTCCCTGGTGGGCCAGCTGGCGGAGGATGCGGGGCTGACGCCGGCGCAGCTCTCGGCTCGCCGCGCCCGCCTGGTCTCGGAGGACGGCCGGCAGCATTTTCGCTTAGACCGCGCCTCCGGCCGCCTCGTCGTGGCGGCGAGGCTGGACCGGGAGGAGCTCTGCGGCCAGTCCGCCACCTGCATGCTCCCCTtcgagctgctgctctccaaccCCCTGCAGTTCTTTCGGGTCGAGGTGGCTCTGGACGATATCAATGACCATTCACCTGTTTTCCGACAAGATCGAGTCACTTTTAAGATTCCAGAGACGAGCGATCCCGGCTCTCGTTTCCCGCTGGAGGTGGCTCGGGACCTCGATATTGGTagcaacacagtccaggagtaCAGCATCTCTCCCGCGAACGAGTATTTCAGTGTCTCCTATGGAAGTCGGAGTAATACTGACAAATATCTTGAACTGGTCTTGGATAAGCCACTAGATAGAGAGGAGCATGCAGAGATGGGTTTCACTGTCATTGCTGTGGCTGGGGGCTCTCCTCCTCGAAGTGGGACCACTGAGATCTCTATTATCATTCTAGATGCAAATGACAATGCTCCCATATTCACCCAAGAACGTTATATTGCAAAGGTTCTGGAGAACATGCCCGAAGGCTCTGTGGTTCTGACTGTACTGGCAACAGATCCAGATGCAGGAGTTAATGGTGAAATTTCCTATGATTTCGGTGAAGCCGTTGGACAGAGTGACTCAGCATTTGTGATTGATTCCATAACAGGtcaaattaaaaacacaaagcCTCTGGACTTCGAGGCAGAAGAATCTCACGAGCTCAGTGTGAGGGCCACAGATGGTGGGGGTCTCTCAGCAATCTGCAAAGTGCTGGTGGAGGTGGTGGATGTGAATGACAATGCCCCAGAGCTGGTGGTCAGTTCCTTCAGCAGTCCCCTCCCCGAGAACACAGTGCCCGGCACGGTGGTTGCCCTGTTTGCGGTCAGGGACCGGGATTCTGGTGCCAACGGGAAGATCTCCTGTGCCCTCGAGGATCAGCTCTTCTTCTCCCTGCGGCCAGCCTATAAGAATTACTATGAGCTGGTGACAGTGAGCGCGCTGGACCGCGAGGAGACGCCTCGCTACATCCTCAGTGTGAGGGCAGCAGATGCGGGGTCGCCTCCTCTCACAACCACCCAGACCTTCAGCGTGGACATCTCCGATGTCAATGACAACGCCCCCGTCTTCAACCAGAGCTCCTACACCATGTACGTGCGTGAGAACAACGTCCCCATGGTGTTTGTTGGGGCCGTCAGTGCTGCAGATGCTGACGTGGGGCTCAATGCCAAGGTGACCTATTCCCTGGCCCCAGAGCAAGGGGCAGAGCGGCCCTCGTGCTCCTGCATCTCTGTGAACTCTGAGAACGGACACGTGTTTGTGCTGCGGCCCCTGGACTACGAGCACTTGAGGCAGACCGAGGTGACGGTCAGTGCCTCTGACGCGGGCTCTCCTCCCCTCAGAGCCAACGTCACCGTCCGCCTGGTCGTGCTGGACGAGAATGACAACGCACCGCTGGTGCTCTacccagcccaggacagcagcccagcGTCCAGTGAGCTGGTGCCCGTGTCGGCTGAGGCGGGCTACCTCATCAGCAAAGTGGTGGCCGTCGACGCCGACTCGGGACAGAACTCCTGGCTCTCCTACCACCTGCTGAGGGCCACCGACCCAGGGCTGTTTTCCGTGGCCCTCCAAAGCGGGGAGGTGCGTCTGAGGAGGCCGGTGACAGAGAGAGACAGCGTCAAGCAGAAGCTCCTTGTCCTGGTCAGAGACAACGGCAAGCCCCCGCTCTCAGCCACGGCAGCTCTGAGCGCTCTCCTGCTCAAGGACTTCTCCGACGTGCGCCTCCCGCACAGCAGCCCGGCCACAGAGGATCAGGACGGCTCCCTGACCACCTATTTAATCATTTCCTTGGTCTTTGTCtcactcctcttcctcatctccACCGCAGTCTTTGTCGCTCGCAAGGTCTGcaggagaaagcagctgaaggCTGGCCATGTGCTTTATGGTGCCGACAACTTGCAGAGCGGCCTGGCCGAGGCAGCCGCTGCAGGGAGCCTGCCCCGCGCCTATTGCTACGAGATCAGCCTCACTACGGGCTCGGGCAACAGCGAGTTCAAATTCCTCAAGcccatcctgcccagcctgcccccACAGCACTGCGCCGTGGGCCAGGGCCCGGATGAGGAACAGGAtttcccctgtgtccctgtcagCACAGAGGACATGGCCCCAGACAATGCTGGGACTCTCTCTGCAGGACAGTTCAATGCTCTGTCCTTTAACTGA